The following proteins are encoded in a genomic region of Mustela erminea isolate mMusErm1 chromosome 3, mMusErm1.Pri, whole genome shotgun sequence:
- the GRM6 gene encoding metabotropic glutamate receptor 6, with protein sequence MARPGSARAALPPLLMLMLVLVLVLAQAGAAGAAGSVRLAGGLTLGGLFPVHARGAAGRACGQLKKEQGVHRLEAMLYALDRVNADPELLPGVRLGARLLDTCSRDTYALEQALSFVQALIRRRGDGDEGAVRCPGGVPPLRTAPPERVVAVVGASASSVSIMVANVLRLFAIPQISYASTAPELSDSTRYDFFSRVVPPDSYQAQAMVDIVRALGWNYVSTLASEGNYGESGVEAFVQISREAGGVCIAQSIKIPREPKPGEFNKVIKRLMETPNARGIIIFANEDDIRRVLEAARHANLTGHFLWVGSDSWGAKTSPILNLEDVAVGAITILPKRASIDGFDQYFMTRSLENNRRNIWFAEFWEENFNCKLTSSGTQSDDTIRKCTGEERIGRDSTYEQEGKVQFVIDAVYAIAHALHSMHQALCPGLTGLCPAMETTDGRMLLQYIRAVRFNGSAGTPVMFNENGDAPGRYDIFQYQAANGSAGSGGYQAVGQWAENLRLDVEALQWSGETREVPSSLCSLPCGPGERKKMVKGVPCCWHCEPCDGYRFQVDEFTCEACPGDMRPTRNHTGCRPTPVVRLTWSSPWAAPPLLLAVLGSMATTTVVATFVRHNNTPIVRASGRELSYVLLTGIFLIYAITFLMVAEPGAAVCAARRLFLGLGTTLSYSALLTKTNRIYRIFEQGKRSVTPPPFISPTSQLAITFSLTSVQVVGVMAWLGAQPPHSVIDYEEQRTVDPEQARGVLKCDMSDLSLIGCLGYSLLLMVTCTVYAIKARGVPETFNEAKPIGFTMYTTCIIWLAFVPIFFGTAQSAEKIYIQTTTLTVSLSLSASVSLGMLYVPKTYVILFHPEQNVQKRKRSLKATSTVAAPPKGEDTEAPK encoded by the exons ATGGCCCGGCCCGGGAGCGCCCGAGCCGCGCTGCCGCCGCTGCTGATGCTGATGCTGGTGCTGGTGCTTGTGCTGGCGCAGGCGGgcgcggcgggcgcggcgggcTCGGTGCGGCTGGCGGGCGGCCTCACGCTGGGCGGCCTGTTCCCGGTGCACGCGCGGGGCGCGGCAGGCCGGGCGTGCGGGCAGCTGAAGAAGGAACAGGGAGTGCACCGGCTGGAGGCCATGCTGTACGCGCTGGACCGCGTGAACGCCGACCCCGAGCTCCTGCCCGGCGTGCGCCTGGGTGCGCGGCTGCTCGACACCTGCTCGCGGGACACGTACGCGCTGGAGCAGGCGCTGAGCTTCGTGCAGGCGTTGATTCGCCGCCGTGGCGACGGCGACGAAGGGGCCGTGCGCTGCCCAGGGGGCGTCCCCCCACTGCGCACCGCGCCCCCGGAGCGCGTCGTGGCTGTTGTCGGCGCCTCGGCCAGCTCCGTCTCCATCATGGTCGCCAACGTGCTGCGCCTGTTTGCG ATACCCCAGATCAGCTACGCCTCCACAGCGCCTGAGCTCAGTGACTCCACACGCTACGACTTCTTCTCCCGAGTTGTGCCACCGGACTCCTATCAGGCCCAGGCCATGGTGGACATTGTGAGGGCACTGGGATGGAACTACGTGTCCACACTGGCCTCCGAGGGCAACTATGGCGAGAGCGGGGTTGAGGCCTTTGTGCAGATCTCCCGGGAGGCTG GGGGGGTCTGCATTGCCCAGTCCATCAAGATTCCCAGGGAACCGAAGCCAGGAGAATTCAACAAGGTGATCAAGAGACTGATGGAGACTCCCAACGCCCGGGGCATCATCATCTTTGCCAACGAGGACGACATCAG GAGGGTCCTAGAGGCCGCACGCCACGCCAACCTGACAGGTCACTTCTTATGGGTCGGCTCAGACAGCTGGGGAGCCAAGACCTCTCCCATCCTGAACCTGGAGGATGTGGCTGTGGGGGCCATCACCATCCTGCCCAAAAGAGCTTCCATAGATG gaTTTGACCAGTACTTCATGACCCGCTCCCTGGAGAACAACCGTCGCAACATCTGGTTTGCCGAGTTCTGGGAGGAGAATTTTAACTGCAAACTGACCAGCTCAGGTACCCAGTCAGATGACACCATCCGCAAATGCACAG GCGAGGAACGCATCGGCCGGGACTCGACCTACGAGCAGGAGGGGAAGGTGCAGTTTGTGATCGACGCGGTGTACGCCATTGCCCACGCCCTCCACAGCATGCACCAGGCGCTCTGCCCCGGGCTCACTGGCCTGTGCCCAGCCATGGAGACCACCGACGGGCGGATGCTGCTGCAGTATATCCGAGCAGTCCGCTTCAATG GCAGCGCGGGGACCCCCGTGATGTTCAATGAGAACGGGGACGCGCCGGGGCGTTACGACATCTTCCAATACCAGGCGGCCAACGGCAGCGCGGGCAGCGGGGGCTACCAGGCGGTGGGCCAGTGGGCAGAGAACCTCAGGCTGGAC GTGGAAGCCCTGCAGTGGTCGGGGGAGACCCGTGAGGTGCCCTCATCCCTGTGCAGCCTCCCCTGCGGGCCAGGGGAGCGCAAGAAGATGGTGAAGGGCGTGCCCTGCTGCTGGCACTGCGAGCCCTGCGATGGCTACCGCTTCCAGGTGGATGAGTTCACGTGTGAGGCCTGCCCCGGGGACATGCGGCCCACGCGCAACCACACGGGCTGCCGCCCCACGCCCGTCGTGCGCCTCACCTGGTCCTCGCCGTGGGCCGCACCGCCCCTCCTGCTGGCCGTGCTGGGCAGCATGGCCACCACCACCGTGGTGGCCACCTTCGTGCGCCACAACAACACGCCCATCGTCCGCGCCTCCGGCCGCGAGCTCAGCTACGTGCTGCTCACCGGCATCTTCCTCATCTACGCCATCACCTTCCTCATGGTTGCCGAGCCCGGGGCGGCTGTCTGCGCCGCCCGCCGGCTCTTCCTGGGCCTGGGCACCACGCTCAGCTACTCCGCCCTGCTCACCAAGACCAACCGCATCTACCGCATCTTTGAGCAGGGGAAGCGCTCCGTCACGCCCCCGCCCTTCATCAGCCCCACCTCGCAGCTTGCCATCACCTTCAGCCTCACCTCCGTGCAG GTGGTGGGAGTGATGGCGTGGCTGGGGGCCCAGCCCCCACACAGCGTGATCGACTATGAAGAACAACGGACAGTGGACCCAGAGCAGGCCAGAGGGGTGCTCAAGTGCGACATGTCGGACCTGTCCCTCATCGGCTGCCTGGGCTACAGCCTCCTGCTCATGGTCACGTGCACGGTGTATGCCATCAAAGCCCGCGGCGTGCCTGAGACCTTCAATGAGGCCAAGCCCATCGGCTTCACCATGTATACCACATGCATCATCTGGTTGGCTTTTGTGCCTATCTTCTTTGGCACTGCCCAGTCAGCTGAAAAG ATCTACATCCAAACCACCACACTGACTGTGTCCTTGAGCCTGAGTGCGTCAGTGTCCCTTGGCATGCTGTATGTGCCCAAAACCTACGTCATCCTGTTCCACCCGGAGCAGAATGTGCAGAAGCGGAAGCGGAGCCTCAAGGCGACCTCAACAGTGGCAGCCCCACCCAAGGGCGAGGACACAGAGGCCCCCAAGTAG